The genomic DNA CCTTTTCTGAGGATCGCTAAGAACCTAATAAAACACAGGGGAACAAACCCAAATCTCAGATCTATAATCAAGCAGATGGGTCGGCTTGCTTTTCTTCATACAATTAGAtaacagagagagagagagagagagagagagagagagagagagattgaacATACCTCGTAGGCTTCAGAGATCTGCTTGAATTTGGCCTCGGCATCTTTCTTATTATTGGGATTCTTATCGGGATGCCATTTCATTGCAAGTTTCCTGTAAGCCTTCTTCAAATCATCATCTTTGGCGTTCTTATCTACCTGTAAGATTTTGTAGTAATCCACAACCATCTTCTAAagctttcttctttctttacTTTTGTGTCTGATTGAttgatccttcttcttcttcttcgagtTCTGTGTATAAATTACAAACGTTTGTGTCGTCCTTCCGACAAATTTATATGAAGTAAATAAGAAATGGAATTAGACAAACCAGATTGCTCTGGAGGTCTCCTGTCGTCTCTCCAGAAACGTGTAGAAGATTCCAGAAGCGGTTAGATAATAGATAATATCCGAAATTGGATCCGGATCCAAAAGACCATATTTTATGAAtcgaatttatatatatatatatataaaaaaaaagtataaaggATTAACTAATTAAACGGTTGAAAAGGGATTGATTCAGAAAATTACCCCCATTATCCCGTGAAGCTGTCTGTATCATTTCTGGATTCCGATTCTTTCTCCCGATCAGCTGAAAATGTGAATCTGTGGTCTTCCCGATGATCAATCGAGACCCAATTTcttgaattttgatatattgTTTCTCAACAATGTCTACGATTGCCAATCCTGTATTTGTCCGTGGCATTTGTCGTACAAAGTTCCGTTTTCAGTCATCGGAAAATATTTCTACTCCGTTCTCACTTCTCTTTACATCTCAGTCTTCAGTCGTTCTACATCGGCACAGGACTCATGGCTTCAAACCTGTGGCGGCGGCCAAGATAAGCGAAGCAATGGCAGAACCAACATCTACTGTGGTTGTTCAGAACGATGCCGGTTTGGACTCGACGGCTTTCATTATCAAGGCTCGTAACAGGATAGGCATGTTGCAGCTGATTACTCGTGTTTTCAAGGCCCTAGGGCTTCGACTCGATCGTGCGACGGTCGAATACGAAGGCGAATTCTTTGTTAACACGTTCTTCGTTACTGATTCGAACGGGCGGAAGATTGAAAACGGTGAGGATTTGGACCGGATACAAAAGGCGCTTCTAGAAGCTGTAGTTGAAAAGGGTAGCGATGGATCGTTGATGACGGCTCCTGGGACGGTATCGGGGACTAGAGGAGTTGTGGTAAGAAGAGCTGGACTTTTGGCTGAGGGAGGAGAGAAAGGGGGTAAGGCGGAGAGGATGTTTCAATTGATGGATGGGTTTTTGAAGAATGATCCCGTTAATCTTCAGAAGGACATTCTTAATCATGTAGAGTTCACGGTGGCGAGATCGAGGtttaattttgatgattttgaagcTTATCAGGTAATCttcccttatatatatatataagctgCTGCTCCTTTTCTTCTGCAACTAATGTAGACAGATATACTCTTACATTCATTGCATCAACTAATGTAGACAGATATACTCTTTAGGCATTATCGCACAGTGTGAAGGATCGACTAATTGAAAGATGGCATGACACTCACCAGCACTTCAAGAAGAACGATCCCAAGCGCCTATATTTCCTCTCACTTGAATTTCTTATGGGTAATGCTACAACTCGTCTTCTGAATGTACCTACCAATCTTGAAACAGCGAAGATAATTTTGTTACAGTGTGTACCCTCCTTAAGTTTAATACTGttgaaaaagaataattataCTGTAACATAACGAGCATTGTTGATTCTCTATGATGTTTCTATAAATAGCATATGTTTTCTCAGGTCGTTCGTTGTCAAACAGTGTGATAAATCTTGGCATCAAAGATCAGTATGCTCATGCTCTAAACCAGCTTGGTTTTGAGTTTGAAGTCTTAGCAGAGCAGGTTTGTTAAATGATCATATCCAGTTATATCTTCTGACGAGCCTACCATACTTGCTTGTTATCTAGTTTTTGTATTCCCCTGATATGTTAATTTGTTGTGCAAGGAAGGAGATGCAGCACTTGGTAATGGTGGTCTTGCCCGTTTATCTGCTTGCCAGATGGATTCCTTGGCAACTTTGGACTATCCAGCAATGGGGTATacatttcttcatttttcagTGCATATTCTCATGTTTTCATATTTGGGTGTATCATAATTCATAGATGTAATCATTTTCTGCTGTAATTATCAACTGAGAGTTAGTGTATGGCTGTTGATGGAATTTAAATTTTCTGTTATAACAATGGTTGAAGACCATAATgtgttttttcttaatttattggTTAAGCTGGAAACTTCTTCACATTTgtagttttttcaaaaaagagaaaattctCCCTTCAACTATATTTGTAATCTTGCTTCTATTCTCTAGATATGGGCTGCGTTACCAGTATGGATTGTTCCGCCAGATCATTGTAGATGGCTTTCAGCATGAACAACctgatttttggttgaattttgGTAACCCTTGGGAGATAGAGCGTGTCCACGTTTCGTATGAAGTCAAGGTCTACAAATACTTCAAACCTTTCTAACTTCAGAATTGTTTAGCATTTTACAAAACTTGAACTTTTTTCCTAcctataataatacatatatatttttagtagtATAATTATATTGCTCTGGCACTTATGTATCTTCACTTGGCATTTTTTTGATTCATTTCTTCATGAAGTTCTATGGGACTGTTGAGGAGGAAAATTTAAAGGGAGAGAAATGCAAAGTATGGGTGCCAGGAGAAACGGTAAGTCCataattttgttcatttttctGGAAGCGGAATAAATTTTCTATGGCTATTAATCTTTTTGGTGGTAGGTGGAAGCTGTTGCATATGATAACCCTATACCTGGTTATGGAACCAGGAATACCATTAATCTACGATTGTGGGCGGCTAAACCTGGTGGTCATCACGACATGGTAAGTTCAGCTGAAGTCTGGcctaatatatattgttataaagAGAGATATGACTTGGCAACATTCTGCATTTGTAGGAATCTTTTAACACTGGGGACTATATCAATACTGTTGTTAATAGACAGAAAGCTGAAACAATAAGTAATGTCTTGTATCCAGACGATCGTTCCTATCAGGTAGGTTTCTTCTTGCAATTCTCACAATCATATTccaatattgaaaaaataaaaaaatattccgtggattgatatatttttcttctttctttcttatgtGTGATGCTTATTGTCAAAGCTTATAAAGCTCAATTTAACAAAAGTAAGCTAGCTGCATCATTATCTAGGATAATGAATGTGGACAGCTCAACAATGAAAGCACAaaacattaaatacaataatatacTAAAATGGTGATAAAAGACCAAAAATACCTACATTTGGCTGAAAATAGAGATTACTCCTCAACCTTCTTATAGAGGTTAAAATGGTAAGAAAATGtggattattttttttgacaaaactTCTTATACCAATAAAGTTCATCTAATTCTATCGCACTTTTTGTTTAACCTTATTACTTTGGAAAATTCCAATTTGTGTGATTGCTATGGTGATTGTGTCAAAATAACAGCTTTCAAATAGGCTCAGTAGACTGTTGTACTAAATAGTTTATGTTTTGGTCTGGTCTTCCTACTTAAGGGTGTAGATTATTCAATTTGTCTGTATTGTCTTTCTCCCAGGGAAAGGAGCTGCGGTTGAAGCAACAATACTTCTTTGTTTCAGCATCCCTACAAGATATCATTAGACGGTTTAAAGACACACACAGTAGCATTGACGACTTCCCAGAAAAGGTTCATACTACAACCTTATGAATTACCAAATATGAAAtgagaaaaggaaaaaaataaaatctatcaCTGTGACAGctatttctctttatttattatgtcTCCCTTTGAATAAAATCGTTCAATGTTTCAATAATGCTCATATATTTACGAAAAATCCTGATAGCTGATTTGCATGGGTTTTTTGTCTGATGAATGATctgttttattgtttatttatttattatggcTTCAATATCTGATCCAGATTGCGTTGCATTTGAATGATACTCATCCATCCCTTGCCATACCTGAGCTCATGAGAGTGCTCCTTGATGAAGAGCACCTAGGCTGGAAAAAGGCATGGGATATTGTGTCCAAAATTTTCTCATTCACTACCCACACGGTAGTACCCAAAGGGCTGGAGAAAATCCCTGTTGACCTATTTGGCAGTCTTCTTCCTCGCCATTTACAGGTAATCTTGACATTCTAGCTTCCCTGCCAGTGATTTATAATTTCCAAAACAAGCCATTGTTCAAGAAACTGCTGAATCAACTATGCTGTAAACAATTCTCTTCTCCATATATATTTTCGCCATGTATATGAAATTAAGTGaagtaatttcatattttttaattttattttcatgctTTGGATCCATTTGACATACATGACACAATGGATTTGCCTCCTACAAGAAATATGTTTTGGATGTATAGGCTATACTTTTTGCTTTACATATGTTTATTTGAAACATTCAGTTCCATATCACAACATTTCTTGTTATCATATGAGAAGCATGCTATTCCTCCTTTGAGTCAGAGATGAGAATTTACTTACGCAGCATGCATAATCTTAATAATCTTCCATCTCATGTACTATTTATCATCATGATTCTTAAGCCAGTTCTCCAAGCTTAGGTTATCAGGAATTGCTAATTTGGTAGTCTTTCACAGATTATTTATGCCATTAACCATGATTTCATGGAAGAGTTGAAAAGCAAAATCGGCGAAGATTATAGTCGGTTGTCCCAGATGTCCATTGTTGAGGAAGGTGCCACCAAGGTATCAAGTGAATTCATATGCATTTCAATTATCCACTTTTCATAACTAACCATGGGAATCATTAAGCCTAGTAGTTGAGCAGCAATCATAGAATTCAAgttgtgaaatgttttttttttcttgaaaagggTCATCTGCTAactattttaatagtttttttggTCACATATGTGCTGCTTACTTGCACCATCTTGGTTTTCTTTTTCATTGCATTGAAATTAATGTGAGTTTTGGTTTGTGTTTCTGTTCACACCATTAGTTTTCTTTTCCCCTAAAACGTAGAAATGAAATCACAGCATCATCTCATTATTAGTTCCTTTTTTTGGAGTTTACAGACTATCCGAATGGCAAACTTGGCAATTGTTTGCAGCCACACAGTGAATGGCGTTTCCAGAATGCACTCTGAAATACTGAAATCAAAAGTGTTTAAGGTAAtaactttatcatttttatttaatatcccTTTACTCGTATCGATGCTTCTTTTATGATTGAATATTATGGTGTTATGCTATCAAATTTAGACTTTTGTCTCTGTTATATGTACTTGGTGATCTCATTCTTTTTCCCTTTGTGAAGACAAGATTTAATCATCATGTGACATTGGAATTCTGTAGGACTTTTATGAACTGTGGCCGCATAAATTCCAGTACAAGACTAATGGAGTAACTCAGGTAGAATAATGTCTCTCTGCAATCAAACTCCTCAATTAGTAATTTACCTAAGCAGTATGTGATTTGCACTGAAATAAGTTTCAGGTCTTGTCGTAAAGAAGTTATTATCTGCAATGATGATTACCTAGAATAAATATCATTGAAATTGAGCTGATACAAAAATGAGTTTTAGGGCTTCTAAAGTTGTTACACCCACGCATGGTAGCTCAAGTTGTAAGTGTCTTGAACTAAGAGGCCGAGATCTCGTGTTCAGTTCTAATTGAAAGCACTTTGATTTAAGTGAGTGGTCATAGTGTTGTTGGGGTGTTGTGCTAGCCCTTCATGATGAAAAAAATACCCTagtctcaaataaataaataaagttgtaAGTTGTTACTATAATTTTGGGTTGTTTGTGATTTCTCAGCGTCGCTGGATTGTGGTCAGCAATCCTAATTTATGTGATCTTATCTCAAAATGGCTTGGAACAGAAGCATGGATTCGAAATGTCGATCTCTTGTCAGGTTTGCTAGAGCATGCGTCAAATCCTGAACTACAACAAGAGTGGATAATGGTATTTCCTTATGTAGCTTTTATAAATCCTACCTGAAATAAGAGAAAAGCTGATTTGTAAgctattttcattaataatgtattatctTGCATATTCTTCATGTTTCTAGGTGAAGAGGGTCAACAAAATGAGGTTGGCTGAATACATTGAATCAATGAGTGGAGTGAAGGTATGAAACATGCTTATTTCTCTTTCAATCCGGAAATTGGGCTTAGATTATAACCTTTCCTGGTCTCTGCTAATACTTGTATCACAGGTTAGTTTGGATGCAATGTTCGATGTGCAGACAAAGCGAATACATGAATACAAAAGGCAACTTATGAATTTGTTTGGCATTATCCATCGATATGACTGTATAAAGGTATCAATCAATCTAACATGTTAGGACTAGTTATATggagatttttgaaaaaatgttttcaaactgTAGTCATGATTTCTTTCCCAAATTGCACCTTGAAAGACCCTACGTTTATGACTTGTGCAATCGGAAACTGATAtttgattctttttttttaatcacgctgattatttttattactttctGTCTGAAGAATATGGAGAAGAGTGAAAGGAGAAAAGTTGTCCCTCGTGTATGCATAATTGGTGGGAAAGCTGCTCCTGGATATGAGATAgcaaagaaaattataaaactttgcCATGCTGTGGCAGAAAAGATTAACAATGATCCTGACATTGGGGATCTTCTTAAATTGGTGAGAAAAAACATCTATTAGGCCTGTCGCAGATTTTTGGCGCggattcaattattttaagttggttgattttgacatgtttaatttGTTGCAGGTTTTCATCCCTGACTACAATGTCTCGGTTGCTGAATTAGTAATACCAGGGACAGATCTTTCACAACATATTAGGTATGTGGTTGACAATAtaacatttttcacattttctgGTTCGGGACACTTGCATGGCTTATCCCTGCTCATGTGCATGATCTGATTGCCTCTtactatctatctatctattatCCCCTTTTATCCTAAGCATAACTTTAATATtcgatttattattttaatgtaatctcacatattttattaatttttctttttgtgcAGCACTGCAGGAAATGAGGCATCAGGAACAGGCAGTATGAAATTTCTGATGAATGGTTCTTTGCTTTTAGCAACACCTGATGGGTCCACTCTTGAAATTATTGATGAAATAGGAAAAGAAAACATGGtatattcaatttttgttttttggaTTCAATTTTGCATATAGGATGTCATAGTCATAGATAAAGTAACTAAAATCTAAGGCTATAAATGCTGATCATAATAGTAGGCACTGCTTCTGAGTAAGTGTTTATTATTATGGAAGGATTTGCACATTTTGATCTGGGTCTAAGCTTGGATTTTACTCTAtacgatatatatatatagtttttgtttGGCACAACTGTGGATGAAGTTCAAACATTACGAGATGAAGGAACAGCACCTAAAATGCCACTTCAGTTTGCACGTGTTGTGAGGTAAATATAGAGTAATTTATTTTGGTTCTAATCAACTCGTTACAGTGTGTTTATTATATTCCAAAAATGAGCAGGATGGTCAGGGACGGGTATTTTGGTCATAAAGATTACTTCAAATCCTTGTGTGACACAGTGGAGGGTGGGAAAGATTTTTTCCTTCTGGGTCACGATTTTACTGGCTATCTGGAAGCTCAGGTAAGAATGAGTTTTACTTGTAAGTTGTAACTCTGGTCTGGCTCATGTTTACTAGTTGATAGAATCTGAATCTgagatgataataaaaaatgcaGGCTGCTGCTGATAGAGCATTTGTTGATAAAGAAAAGTGGACGAGAATGAGCATTGTGAGTACGGCTAGCTCTGGAGCGTTCAGCAGCGACAGAACAATCCACGAGTATGCTCAAAAGAATTGGGGAGTAGAGCCATGCAAATGCCCCATTTAGTATGCTCAAAACAAGAGGAGTAACGATAAAAAGTAATTTGATTTTGCTTCTAATCAATCAGCTTAAGTCAATCTCACTGTTATTTGTATTCAACTCCAAGGCACAAACAACAGGCCTTAGAGCTTTGTTCATTCTGTCACATTCGCATGAAAGAACTAACCTGAATTCATTTTCTGTAATAACTCTGATCAATAAAGAAAGTGTATTATTTCTTCCTGTAAatgtatatatgtgtatataggTCACTTGCTTCCAACTCCTCTCCTGTTTTAAAAAGCATTTACTTTTATTCATTTTGGACATCATTGAAAGATCTGTAACTgttttgtatatttttctttttctttaaaatgatattaattcatttaattgtattataattaaacagtaacattttaattaaaaaaataattaatgatatgattatcataaattatctaataacaaactaaaaaattaataaaaataattaccaaCAACCTTAGtgatataacaaaaaaaaacaaatcaataaatatttttttgaattttagttgtatataattattatgttatttaaaatgaaataaaaatgaaatgccCCAGAGTTCTCCTCCTTCCAAACTGCAGTCTGAGCTCTGAATTCGGTGGCAAAAATGGCGGATCAATTGGAATTGGTTATACTCTCATCATCGATCATACTCTTCTCTCTCATTGCTCCCTCCTCCGTCTCCGCCTCCTCCTTTCCAGAATCTAAGTGTTCGCACTCATCATGCCAAAATGGAACCCTCGATCTGATCTCCGAGATTCAAGAAGCAAAGCTTCGGATTGCTCGATTAGGTAACATATACTTATACTTTGAGAGATTCTTATTATTAAGCATCATACACTCTTCTGTATGGATATATTTATACAGAATCCATTCTCGACGGAACAATCCGTGACATTAATGCAAAAACTTCTCTCCTCAAACAAACCGATAAACGACTCGATGAGATGTCCAGTGAGATTAGCAGACTACAAACTATTGCATCTAAGTTGAAGGTCTGTTTTCATCTCTGTATCACGCTTAATCTTCTATAACTTCTGTATGACatctaattttgtttgtttgtttgtttgtaatttTAGGGTGAGTCCTTACAGGCAGATGAACATGTTAAGCAGCTGGAAGAAGaggtttaattttgtttaatgtcttctacatttctttttcttaaacttgtttatttgattgattgattgattgattgttcACATGATAACATTGCATTGCTAGTTTAGGTCCGAGTTCTTTGGGCTACTCTGAGAAGAAGCAACTTTGAAGTTTACGTTCTGGAGTCTAAAGTAAAAGATAACAAGGAAAATTTGAACATGGTTGCTTCTCAAGTTCAGAAGGTCTGAGTTCTTTTTTTTGCTTAAATAACTTGGATGACTATGTTCTTCATTGGAGATGTCTTTTTATTGAGGCTGCGTGTATGTGTACAAGAAGAAAACTTGAATAATTGGACATTTCTCTGAGGCAAACTAGCCATTACAGACAAATGGTTTGAAAACATGAATGTGCTTCATGTATTTCTAGA from Impatiens glandulifera chromosome 9, dImpGla2.1, whole genome shotgun sequence includes the following:
- the LOC124914315 gene encoding glycogen phosphorylase 1-like produces the protein MSTIANPVFVRGICRTKFRFQSSENISTPFSLLFTSQSSVVLHRHRTHGFKPVAAAKISEAMAEPTSTVVVQNDAGLDSTAFIIKARNRIGMLQLITRVFKALGLRLDRATVEYEGEFFVNTFFVTDSNGRKIENGEDLDRIQKALLEAVVEKGSDGSLMTAPGTVSGTRGVVVRRAGLLAEGGEKGGKAERMFQLMDGFLKNDPVNLQKDILNHVEFTVARSRFNFDDFEAYQALSHSVKDRLIERWHDTHQHFKKNDPKRLYFLSLEFLMGRSLSNSVINLGIKDQYAHALNQLGFEFEVLAEQEGDAALGNGGLARLSACQMDSLATLDYPAMGYGLRYQYGLFRQIIVDGFQHEQPDFWLNFGNPWEIERVHVSYEVKFYGTVEEENLKGEKCKVWVPGETVEAVAYDNPIPGYGTRNTINLRLWAAKPGGHHDMESFNTGDYINTVVNRQKAETISNVLYPDDRSYQGKELRLKQQYFFVSASLQDIIRRFKDTHSSIDDFPEKIALHLNDTHPSLAIPELMRVLLDEEHLGWKKAWDIVSKIFSFTTHTVVPKGLEKIPVDLFGSLLPRHLQIIYAINHDFMEELKSKIGEDYSRLSQMSIVEEGATKTIRMANLAIVCSHTVNGVSRMHSEILKSKVFKDFYELWPHKFQYKTNGVTQRRWIVVSNPNLCDLISKWLGTEAWIRNVDLLSGLLEHASNPELQQEWIMVKRVNKMRLAEYIESMSGVKVSLDAMFDVQTKRIHEYKRQLMNLFGIIHRYDCIKNMEKSERRKVVPRVCIIGGKAAPGYEIAKKIIKLCHAVAEKINNDPDIGDLLKLVFIPDYNVSVAELVIPGTDLSQHISTAGNEASGTGSMKFLMNGSLLLATPDGSTLEIIDEIGKENMFLFGTTVDEVQTLRDEGTAPKMPLQFARVVRMVRDGYFGHKDYFKSLCDTVEGGKDFFLLGHDFTGYLEAQAAADRAFVDKEKWTRMSIVSTASSGAFSSDRTIHEYAQKNWGVEPCKCPI
- the LOC124915105 gene encoding uncharacterized protein LOC124915105, yielding MADQLELVILSSSIILFSLIAPSSVSASSFPESKCSHSSCQNGTLDLISEIQEAKLRIARLESILDGTIRDINAKTSLLKQTDKRLDEMSSEISRLQTIASKLKGESLQADEHVKQLEEEVRVLWATLRRSNFEVYVLESKVKDNKENLNMVASQVQKMADIVSEQWIQIQQLQQALVIVKTRTLHVKEGGGGLFSRFTSLMSGRDKEESYISSTLLAFKKYHLQLQHLIKKEMEKNKYLAILAHNEVVFLLASALITLPAVGAWIILFSRLSSEEEEEEATH